The proteins below are encoded in one region of Ricinus communis isolate WT05 ecotype wild-type chromosome 6, ASM1957865v1, whole genome shotgun sequence:
- the LOC8289307 gene encoding callose synthase 1 isoform X1, with protein sequence MSSRRGSDHQPPQRRIMRTQTAGNLGESMLDSEVVPSSLVEIAPILRVANQVETSNPRVAYLCRFYAFEKAHRLDPTSSGRGVRQFKTALLQRLERENELTMQGRSMSDAREMQKFYRDYYQKYIQALQSAADKADRAQLTKAYQTAAVLFEVLKAVNQTEAVPEEILEAHTKVEEKTKIYVPYNILPLDPDSQNQAIMRYPEIQAAVSALRNIRGLPWPKDYKKRINEDILDWLQSMFGFQKDNVANQREHLILLLANVHIRQFPKTDQQPKLDDRALTDVMKKLFKNYKKWCKYLGRKSSLWLPTIQQEVQQRKLLYMGLYLLIWGEAANLRFMPECLCYIYHHMAFELYGMLAGSVSPVTGEHIKPAYGGEDEAFLGKVVKPIYDTIAEEAKRGKGGTSKHSQWRNYDDLNEYFWSVDCFRLGWPMRADADFFCPPIDGLQLEKDEQKRRVTSNRWIGKVNFVEIRSFWHLFRSFDRMWSFLILCLQAMIIIAWQGSGKLSSIFEGDVFKKVLSIFITSAILNFAQAVIDIILSWKARKTMPFYVKLRYILKVLSAAAWVIILPVTYAYSWKNPPGFGQTIKKWFGNSASSPSLFILAILIYLSPNILSALLFLFPMVRRLLERSNYKIVMLVMWWSQPRLYVGRGMHESSIALFKYTIFWILLILSKLAFSYYAEIKPLVGPTKAIMKVRINRYQWHEFFPRAKSNIGVVIALWAPIVLVYFMDTQIWYAIYSTLFGGIYGAFRRLGEIRTLGMLRSRFQSLPGAFNACLIPVENSEKTKKKGLKATFSRKFNEVPSDKEKEEARFAQMWNKIITSFRDEDLINNREMDLMLVPYWADDDLDLIQWPPFLLASKIPIALDMAKDSNGKDRELKKRLTLDNYMHCAVRECYASFKSIIKFLVLGEKEKLVIDDIFFRVDEYIQNDTLIEELNMSALPTLYDQFVNLIEYLLINKKEDKDKVVILLLDMLEVVTRDIMDDEFPSLLESSHGGSYGKQEEMTLDRQYQFFGMLKFPVTETEAWKEKIRRLHLLLTVKESAMDVPSNLEARRRMSFFSNSLFMDMPTAPKVRNMLSFTVLTPYYDEEVLYSINLLERPNEDGVSILFYLQKIFPGLMFYGIAIDEWTNFLQRVGCNEEDLRASEELEEELRLWASYRGQTLTKTVRGMMYYRKALELQAFLDMATKKELMKGYKAAESSSEEQSKSERSLWAQCQAVADMKFTYVVSCQQYGIHKRSADPRARDILRLMTIYPSLRVAYIDEVEETSKDKSNKMVEKVYYSALVKAGPPTKPIDSSEPVQNLDQVIYRIKLPGPAMLGEGKPENQNHAIIFTRGEGLQTIDMNQDNYMEEAFKMRNLLEEFLQKHDGVRYPTILGLREHIFTGSVSSLAWFMSNQETSFVTIGQRLLASPLKVRFHYGHPDVFDRLFHLTRGGVSKASKVINLSEDIFAGFNSTLREGNVTHHEYIQVGKGRDVGLNQISMFEAKIANGNGEQTLSRDVYRLGHRFDFFRMLSCYFTTVGFYFSTFLTVLIVYVFLYGRLYLVLSGLEEALSTERAIRDNKPLQVALASQSFVQIGFLMALPMMMEIGLESGFRKALSDFILMQLQLAPVFFTFSLGTRTHYYGRTLLHGGAQYRGTGRGFVVFHAKFADNYRMYSRSHFVKGIELMILLLVYHIFGSSYRGVVPYILITVSIWFMVGTWLFAPFLFNPSGFEWQKIVDDWTDWNKWINNRGGIGVPPEKSWESWWEKEQEHLRYSGKRGIIVEILLALRFFIFQYGLVYRLSIIDDTKNFLVYGVSWVVIIVILLLMKAMSVGRRKFSADFQLLFRLIKGLIFVTFVAIFITLIALPHMTFKDILVCTLAFMPTGWGLLLIAQACKPLIQHVGFWGSVRTLARGYEIIMGLLLFTPVAFLAWFPFVSEFQTRMLFNQAFSRGLQISRILGGPRKDRSSKNKE encoded by the exons ATGTCAAGTAGAAGGGGTTCCGATCATCAGCCGCCACAGAGGCGGATTATGCGGACTCAGACTGCTGGTAATCTGGGAGAGTCAATGTTGGATAGTGAGGTGGTGCCTTCTTCACTGGTTGAGATAGCTCCAATTCTCCGTGTTGCTAACCAAGTAGAGACCAGCAACCCTAGAGTTGCTTATCTCT GTCGTTTCTATGCCTTTGAGAAAGCTCACAGATTAGATCCCACATCTAGTGGTCGTGGTGTTCGCCAGTTCAAAACTGCACTCTTACAACGTCTGGAAAGG GAAAATGAACTTACAATGCAAGGGAGGTCGATGAGTGATGCTAGAGAAATGCAGAAATTTTATAGAGATTACTATCAAAAGTATATTCAAGCTTTACAGAGTGCAGCTGATAAAGCTGATCG TGCCCAACTTACAAAAGCATACCAAACTGCTGCTGTCCTTTTTGAGGTTTTAAAGGCTGTCAACCAGACAGAAGCTGTGCCTGAAGAG ATTCTGGAAGCTCACACAAAGGTTGAGGAAAAGACAAAGATATATGTACCTTACAATATCCTTCCTCTTGATCCTGATAGTCAAAATCAGGCTATTATGAGATATCCCGAG ATTCAAGCTGCTGTTTCTGCCCTCCGAAACATCAGGGGTTTGCCATGGCCAAAGGActacaagaaaagaataaatgaagacATTCTGGATTGGCTTCAATCCATGTTTGGTTTTCAG AAGGATAATGTGGCAAATCAAAGGGAACATTTGATTCTATTACTTGCAAACGTGCACATACGACAATTTCCAAAGACTGATCAGCAACCAAAG TTGGATGACCGCGCTCTAACAGATGTGATGAAAAAACTTTTTAAGAACTACAAAAAATGGTGCAAGTATTTGGGACGAAAAAGCAGCCTTTG GTTGCCAACTATTCAACAAGAAGTGCAGCAAAGAAAGTTACTCTATATGGGTCTTTATCTTCTTATATGGGGAGAAGCAGCAAATTTGAGATTCATGCCAGAATGCCTTTGCTATATATATCATCAC ATGGCATTTGAATTGTATGGAATGTTGGCTGGGAGTGTCAGTCCAGTGACAGGCGAGCACATAAAACCTGCCTATGGAGGAGAAGATGAGGCTTTCTTAGGGAAAGTGGTAAAACCAATATATGATACTATAGCAGAG GAAGCTAAAAGGGGTAAAGGAGGAACATCAAAGCATTCTCAATGGAGAAACTATGATGATTTAAATGAGTACTTCTG GTCGGTTGATTGCTTTCGATTAGGTTGGCCTATGCGTGCTGATGCTGATTTCTTTTGCCCACCAATAGACGGGCTTCAACTTGAAAAAGATGAG CAGAAGAGGCGAGTTACTAGCAATCGATGGATTGGCAAAGTTAATTTTGTAGAAATACGTTCATTTTGGCATCTTTTCAGAAGCTTTGATAGAATGTGGAGCTTTCTTATTTTGTGTTTACAG GCAATGATTATCATTGCTTGGCAAGGATCAGGGAAATTGAGTTCTATATTTGAAGGAGATGTGTTCAAGAAAGTTCTAAGCATCTTCATTACTTCTGCCATACTAAATTTTGCTCAAG CTGTGATTGATATAATTCTGAGTTGGAAGGCAAGGAAGACCATGCCATTTTATGTTAAACTAAGATATATTTTGAAGGTTTTATCGGCTGCAGCATGGGTCATAATTCTACCTGTAACTTATGCTTATAGTTGGAAAAATCCTCCAGGATTTGGACAGACTATTAAGAAATGGTTTGGAAATAGTGCAAGTTCACCTTCTTTGTTCATTTTGGCCATCCTTATTTACTTATCTCCCAACATCCTATCTGCATTGTTATTTCTGTTCCCAATGGTTCGCCGGCTTCTTGAGCGGTCAAACTATAAAATTGTGATGCTTGTAATGTGGTGGTCTCAG CCTCGTCTCTATGTTGGAAGAGGAATGCATGAGAGCTCCATTGCACTTTTTAA GTACACCATCTTTTGGATtctcttaattttatcaaaattggCATTCAGTTATTATGCAGAG ATTAAGCCTCTTGTGGGTCCAACAAAAGCTATCATGAAAGTTCGTATAAACAGATACCAGTGGCATGAATTCTTTCCTCGAG CCAAGAGTAATATTGGTGTTGTGATTGCACTATGGGCTCCTATTGTCCTT GTCTATTTTATGGATACTCAGATTTGGTATGCTATCTACTCAACTTTAtttggaggtatttatggagcCTTTCGCCGCCTTGGTGAG ATTCGGACATTGGGAATGCTGAGGTCTCGATTCCAGTCATTACCAGGGGCTTTTAATGCATGCTTGATTCCAGTGGAAAATAGCGAGAAGACCAAGAAAAAAGGACTGAAAGCCACTTTTTCCCGGAAATTCAATGAG GTCCCATCTGACAAAGAGAAGGAGGAAGCAAGGTTTGCGCAGATGTGGAACAAAATAATCACTAGCTTCAGGGATGAAGATCTGATAAATAATAG GGAAATGGACTTGATGCTTGTTCCATACTGGGCTGATGATGATCTAGACCTCATTCAGTGGCCTCCATTTTTACTCGCTAGCAAG ATTCCAATAGCATTGGATATGGCAAAGGACAGTAATGGTAAAGACCGTGAATTAAAAAAGAGGTTGACTTTGGACAACTATATGCACTGCGCAGTTCGTGAATGCTATGCCTCATTCAAAAGTATCATCAAATTTCTGGTTCTaggggaaaaggaaaaatt GGTTATAGACGATATTTTCTTCAGGGTTGATGAGTATATACAAAATGACACCCTGATAGAGGAATTGAATATGAGTGCTCTCCCGACCCTCTATGATCAGTTTGTGAATCTTATTGAATATTTG ttaataaataagaaagaggACAAAGATAAAGTTGTCATTCTGTTGCTTGACATGCTAGAGGTGGTGACCAGAGACATCATGGATGATGAGTTTCCAAG TTTGCTCGAGTCAAGCCATGGTGGATCTTATGGAAAACAGGAGGAAATGACACTTGACCGACAGTATCAGTTTTTTGGCATGCTAAAATTTCCAGTAACAGAAACAGAAGCTTGGAAAGAGAAA ATCAGAAGGCTTCATCTATTGCTCACAGTGAAGGAGTCAGCTATGGATGTGCCATCTAACTTGGAAGCTAGAAGACGAATGTCTTTCTTCTCCAATTCATTGTTTATGGACATGCCAACTGCACCAAAAGTTCGAAACATGCTTTCATTCAC TGTCCTGACTCCTTACTATGATGAGGAGGTTCTGTACTCCATCAATCTTCTGGAGAGGCCAAATGAAGATGGGGTTTCTATCCTTTTCTACTTGCAAAAAATCTTTCCAG GTCTcatgttttatgggattgCAATAGATGAGTGGACAAACTTTCTTCAACGGGTTGGATGTAATGAGGAAGACCTCAGAGCATCTGAAGAATTGGAAGAAGAACTTCGTTTATGGGCATCATACAGAGGCCAAACATTGACCAAAACTG TACGAGGCATGATGTATTACCGTAAAGCTCTAGAACTTCAGGCCTTCCTTGATATGGCAACAAAGAAAG AATTGATGAAGGGCTACAAGGCTGCTGAATCAAGTAGCGAGGAACAGTCGAAGAGTGAAAGGTCACTATGGGCACAATGTCAGGCAGTAGCTGACATGAAATTCACTTATGTTGTTTCATGTCAACAATATGGAATTCACAAACGATCGGCTGATCCTCGTGCTAGAGACATTTTGAGGCTTATGACAAT CTATCCATCTCTTCGTGTAGCGTATATTGATGAGGTTGAAGAAACTAGTAAAGATAAATCCAACAAGATGGTTGAGAAGGTCTATTATTCAGCTCTTGTGAAGGCTGGTCCTCCAACCAAGCCTATTGATTCTTCTGAGCCAGTTCAAAATCTAGATCAG GTAATATATCGGATAAAGCTTCCAGGACCTGCAATGCTGGGTGAGGGGAAGCCAGAAAATCAGAACCATGCCATTATTTTCACACGGGGAGAGGGATTACAAACAATAGATATGAATCAG GATAACTATATGGAAGAAGCCTTCAAAATGAGGAACTTGCTCgaagaatttcttcaaaaacaTGATGGTGTAAGATATCCAACAATACTTGGATTACGAGAGCATATATTCACTGGCAG TGTTTCATCTCTCGCATGGTTTATGTCAAATCAGGAAACCAGTTTTGTTACTATTGGGCAGAGATTGTTGGCTAGTCCTTTGAA AGTGCGATTCCACTATGGTCATCCAGATGTGTTTGACCGACTGTTTCATTTGACTAGAGGAGGTGTCAGCAAGGCTTCTAAAGTTATCAATTTAAGTGAGGACATATTTGCAG GTTTCAACTCTACATTGCGTGAAGGCAATGTTACTCATCATGAATACATTCAAGTTGGTAAAGGAAGGGATGTGGGACTTAATCAAATATCTATGTTTGAGGCAAAAATAGCTAATGGGAATGGTGAACAGACATTAAGTCGTGACGTTTATAGGCTTGGGCATCGATTTGATTTTTTCCGAATGCTGTCTTGCTATTTCACTACTGTTGGTTTCTATTTCAGTACCTTT TTAACTGTGCTCATAGTCTATGTATTTCTTTATGGCCGCCTTTATCTTGTTCTTAGTGGTCTTGAAGAAGCGCTGAGTACGGAGCGGGCTATTAGAGACAACAAGCCTCTTCAAGTAGCTCTTGCTTCTCAGTCATTTGTACAGATTGGGTTCTTGATGGCCTTGCCAATGATGATGGAAATTGGCTTAGAAAGCGGATTCCGCAAGGCATTAAGTGATTTCATATTGATGCAACTACAATTAGCCCCTGTATTTTTCACATTTTCTCTAGGAACAAGAACTCATTATTATGGGAGGACATTGCTTCATGGAGGTGCACAATACAGAGGTACTGGTCGCGGTTTTGTCGTGTTCCATGCCAAATTTGCCGATAACTATAGGATGTATTCCCGCAGCCATTTTGTCAAAGGGATTGAACTGATGATTCTGCTTCTTGTGTATCATATTTTTGGAAGTTCATATAGGGGGGTAGTTCCATACATCTTGATTACTGTATCAATTTGGTTTATGGTGGGGACATGGCTTTTTGCTCCTTTCCTCTTTAACCCTTCAGGGTTTGAGTGGCAAAAGATTGTTGATGACTGGACAGATTggaataaatggataaataaCCGTGGAGGTATTGGTGTACCTCCAGAAAAGAGTTGGGAATCCTGGTGGGAAAAAGAACAGGAGCATCTTCGATATTCTGGGAAGCGTGGAATTATTGTGGAGATACTTTTGGCATTGCGCTTTTTCATCTTTCAGTATGGCCTCGTGTATCGTCTAAGCATTATTGACGATACCAAAAATTTTCTG GTTTATGGTGTATCATGGGTTGTTATCATTGTGATATTGTTATTAATGAAG GCTATGTCTGTTGGAAGGCGAAAATTCAGTGCAGACTTCCAGCTCTTATTTCGATTGATCAAGGGTCTTATATTTGTGACATTTGTTGCCATATTCATTACATTAATAGCACTTCCACATATGACATTTAAAGACATTTTAGTCTGCACTCTTGCTTTCATGCCTACTGGATGGGGACTGCTGCTG ATTGCACAAGCGTGTAAGCCTTTGATACAACATGTTGGGTTTTGGGGATC
- the LOC8289307 gene encoding callose synthase 1 isoform X7 — translation MSSRRGSDHQPPQRRIMRTQTAGNLGESMLDSEVVPSSLVEIAPILRVANQVETSNPRVAYLCRFYAFEKAHRLDPTSSGRGVRQFKTALLQRLERENELTMQGRSMSDAREMQKFYRDYYQKYIQALQSAADKADRAQLTKAYQTAAVLFEVLKAVNQTEAVPEEILEAHTKVEEKTKIYVPYNILPLDPDSQNQAIMRYPEIQAAVSALRNIRGLPWPKDYKKRINEDILDWLQSMFGFQKDNVANQREHLILLLANVHIRQFPKTDQQPKLDDRALTDVMKKLFKNYKKWCKYLGRKSSLWLPTIQQEVQQRKLLYMGLYLLIWGEAANLRFMPECLCYIYHHMAFELYGMLAGSVSPVTGEHIKPAYGGEDEAFLGKVVKPIYDTIAEEAKRGKGGTSKHSQWRNYDDLNEYFWSVDCFRLGWPMRADADFFCPPIDGLQLEKDEQKRRVTSNRWIGKVNFVEIRSFWHLFRSFDRMWSFLILCLQAMIIIAWQGSGKLSSIFEGDVFKKVLSIFITSAILNFAQAVIDIILSWKARKTMPFYVKLRYILKVLSAAAWVIILPVTYAYSWKNPPGFGQTIKKWFGNSASSPSLFILAILIYLSPNILSALLFLFPMVRRLLERSNYKIVMLVMWWSQPRLYVGRGMHESSIALFKYTIFWILLILSKLAFSYYAEIKPLVGPTKAIMKVRINRYQWHEFFPRAKSNIGVVIALWAPIVLVYFMDTQIWYAIYSTLFGGIYGAFRRLGEIRTLGMLRSRFQSLPGAFNACLIPVENSEKTKKKGLKATFSRKFNEVPSDKEKEEARFAQMWNKIITSFRDEDLINNREMDLMLVPYWADDDLDLIQWPPFLLASKIPIALDMAKDSNGKDRELKKRLTLDNYMHCAVRECYASFKSIIKFLVLGEKEKLVIDDIFFRVDEYIQNDTLIEELNMSALPTLYDQFVNLIEYLLINKKEDKDKVVILLLDMLEVVTRDIMDDEFPSLLESSHGGSYGKQEEMTLDRQYQFFGMLKFPVTETEAWKEKIRRLHLLLTVKESAMDVPSNLEARRRMSFFSNSLFMDMPTAPKVRNMLSFTVLTPYYDEEVLYSINLLERPNEDGVSILFYLQKIFPGLMFYGIAIDEWTNFLQRVGCNEEDLRASEELEEELRLWASYRGQTLTKTVRGMMYYRKALELQAFLDMATKKELMKGYKAAESSSEEQSKSERSLWAQCQAVADMKFTYVVSCQQYGIHKRSADPRARDILRLMTIYPSLRVAYIDEVEETSKDKSNKMVEKVYYSALVKAGPPTKPIDSSEPVQNLDQVIYRIKLPGPAMLGEGKPENQNHAIIFTRGEGLQTIDMNQDNYMEEAFKMRNLLEEFLQKHDGVRYPTILGLREHIFTGSVSSLAWFMSNQETSFVTIGQRLLASPLKVRFHYGHPDVFDRLFHLTRGGVSKASKVINLSEDIFAGFNSTLREGNVTHHEYIQVGKGRDVGLNQISMFEAKIANGNGEQTLSRDVYRLGHRFDFFRMLSCYFTTVGFYFSTFVMVLKKR, via the exons ATGTCAAGTAGAAGGGGTTCCGATCATCAGCCGCCACAGAGGCGGATTATGCGGACTCAGACTGCTGGTAATCTGGGAGAGTCAATGTTGGATAGTGAGGTGGTGCCTTCTTCACTGGTTGAGATAGCTCCAATTCTCCGTGTTGCTAACCAAGTAGAGACCAGCAACCCTAGAGTTGCTTATCTCT GTCGTTTCTATGCCTTTGAGAAAGCTCACAGATTAGATCCCACATCTAGTGGTCGTGGTGTTCGCCAGTTCAAAACTGCACTCTTACAACGTCTGGAAAGG GAAAATGAACTTACAATGCAAGGGAGGTCGATGAGTGATGCTAGAGAAATGCAGAAATTTTATAGAGATTACTATCAAAAGTATATTCAAGCTTTACAGAGTGCAGCTGATAAAGCTGATCG TGCCCAACTTACAAAAGCATACCAAACTGCTGCTGTCCTTTTTGAGGTTTTAAAGGCTGTCAACCAGACAGAAGCTGTGCCTGAAGAG ATTCTGGAAGCTCACACAAAGGTTGAGGAAAAGACAAAGATATATGTACCTTACAATATCCTTCCTCTTGATCCTGATAGTCAAAATCAGGCTATTATGAGATATCCCGAG ATTCAAGCTGCTGTTTCTGCCCTCCGAAACATCAGGGGTTTGCCATGGCCAAAGGActacaagaaaagaataaatgaagacATTCTGGATTGGCTTCAATCCATGTTTGGTTTTCAG AAGGATAATGTGGCAAATCAAAGGGAACATTTGATTCTATTACTTGCAAACGTGCACATACGACAATTTCCAAAGACTGATCAGCAACCAAAG TTGGATGACCGCGCTCTAACAGATGTGATGAAAAAACTTTTTAAGAACTACAAAAAATGGTGCAAGTATTTGGGACGAAAAAGCAGCCTTTG GTTGCCAACTATTCAACAAGAAGTGCAGCAAAGAAAGTTACTCTATATGGGTCTTTATCTTCTTATATGGGGAGAAGCAGCAAATTTGAGATTCATGCCAGAATGCCTTTGCTATATATATCATCAC ATGGCATTTGAATTGTATGGAATGTTGGCTGGGAGTGTCAGTCCAGTGACAGGCGAGCACATAAAACCTGCCTATGGAGGAGAAGATGAGGCTTTCTTAGGGAAAGTGGTAAAACCAATATATGATACTATAGCAGAG GAAGCTAAAAGGGGTAAAGGAGGAACATCAAAGCATTCTCAATGGAGAAACTATGATGATTTAAATGAGTACTTCTG GTCGGTTGATTGCTTTCGATTAGGTTGGCCTATGCGTGCTGATGCTGATTTCTTTTGCCCACCAATAGACGGGCTTCAACTTGAAAAAGATGAG CAGAAGAGGCGAGTTACTAGCAATCGATGGATTGGCAAAGTTAATTTTGTAGAAATACGTTCATTTTGGCATCTTTTCAGAAGCTTTGATAGAATGTGGAGCTTTCTTATTTTGTGTTTACAG GCAATGATTATCATTGCTTGGCAAGGATCAGGGAAATTGAGTTCTATATTTGAAGGAGATGTGTTCAAGAAAGTTCTAAGCATCTTCATTACTTCTGCCATACTAAATTTTGCTCAAG CTGTGATTGATATAATTCTGAGTTGGAAGGCAAGGAAGACCATGCCATTTTATGTTAAACTAAGATATATTTTGAAGGTTTTATCGGCTGCAGCATGGGTCATAATTCTACCTGTAACTTATGCTTATAGTTGGAAAAATCCTCCAGGATTTGGACAGACTATTAAGAAATGGTTTGGAAATAGTGCAAGTTCACCTTCTTTGTTCATTTTGGCCATCCTTATTTACTTATCTCCCAACATCCTATCTGCATTGTTATTTCTGTTCCCAATGGTTCGCCGGCTTCTTGAGCGGTCAAACTATAAAATTGTGATGCTTGTAATGTGGTGGTCTCAG CCTCGTCTCTATGTTGGAAGAGGAATGCATGAGAGCTCCATTGCACTTTTTAA GTACACCATCTTTTGGATtctcttaattttatcaaaattggCATTCAGTTATTATGCAGAG ATTAAGCCTCTTGTGGGTCCAACAAAAGCTATCATGAAAGTTCGTATAAACAGATACCAGTGGCATGAATTCTTTCCTCGAG CCAAGAGTAATATTGGTGTTGTGATTGCACTATGGGCTCCTATTGTCCTT GTCTATTTTATGGATACTCAGATTTGGTATGCTATCTACTCAACTTTAtttggaggtatttatggagcCTTTCGCCGCCTTGGTGAG ATTCGGACATTGGGAATGCTGAGGTCTCGATTCCAGTCATTACCAGGGGCTTTTAATGCATGCTTGATTCCAGTGGAAAATAGCGAGAAGACCAAGAAAAAAGGACTGAAAGCCACTTTTTCCCGGAAATTCAATGAG GTCCCATCTGACAAAGAGAAGGAGGAAGCAAGGTTTGCGCAGATGTGGAACAAAATAATCACTAGCTTCAGGGATGAAGATCTGATAAATAATAG GGAAATGGACTTGATGCTTGTTCCATACTGGGCTGATGATGATCTAGACCTCATTCAGTGGCCTCCATTTTTACTCGCTAGCAAG ATTCCAATAGCATTGGATATGGCAAAGGACAGTAATGGTAAAGACCGTGAATTAAAAAAGAGGTTGACTTTGGACAACTATATGCACTGCGCAGTTCGTGAATGCTATGCCTCATTCAAAAGTATCATCAAATTTCTGGTTCTaggggaaaaggaaaaatt GGTTATAGACGATATTTTCTTCAGGGTTGATGAGTATATACAAAATGACACCCTGATAGAGGAATTGAATATGAGTGCTCTCCCGACCCTCTATGATCAGTTTGTGAATCTTATTGAATATTTG ttaataaataagaaagaggACAAAGATAAAGTTGTCATTCTGTTGCTTGACATGCTAGAGGTGGTGACCAGAGACATCATGGATGATGAGTTTCCAAG TTTGCTCGAGTCAAGCCATGGTGGATCTTATGGAAAACAGGAGGAAATGACACTTGACCGACAGTATCAGTTTTTTGGCATGCTAAAATTTCCAGTAACAGAAACAGAAGCTTGGAAAGAGAAA ATCAGAAGGCTTCATCTATTGCTCACAGTGAAGGAGTCAGCTATGGATGTGCCATCTAACTTGGAAGCTAGAAGACGAATGTCTTTCTTCTCCAATTCATTGTTTATGGACATGCCAACTGCACCAAAAGTTCGAAACATGCTTTCATTCAC TGTCCTGACTCCTTACTATGATGAGGAGGTTCTGTACTCCATCAATCTTCTGGAGAGGCCAAATGAAGATGGGGTTTCTATCCTTTTCTACTTGCAAAAAATCTTTCCAG GTCTcatgttttatgggattgCAATAGATGAGTGGACAAACTTTCTTCAACGGGTTGGATGTAATGAGGAAGACCTCAGAGCATCTGAAGAATTGGAAGAAGAACTTCGTTTATGGGCATCATACAGAGGCCAAACATTGACCAAAACTG TACGAGGCATGATGTATTACCGTAAAGCTCTAGAACTTCAGGCCTTCCTTGATATGGCAACAAAGAAAG AATTGATGAAGGGCTACAAGGCTGCTGAATCAAGTAGCGAGGAACAGTCGAAGAGTGAAAGGTCACTATGGGCACAATGTCAGGCAGTAGCTGACATGAAATTCACTTATGTTGTTTCATGTCAACAATATGGAATTCACAAACGATCGGCTGATCCTCGTGCTAGAGACATTTTGAGGCTTATGACAAT CTATCCATCTCTTCGTGTAGCGTATATTGATGAGGTTGAAGAAACTAGTAAAGATAAATCCAACAAGATGGTTGAGAAGGTCTATTATTCAGCTCTTGTGAAGGCTGGTCCTCCAACCAAGCCTATTGATTCTTCTGAGCCAGTTCAAAATCTAGATCAG GTAATATATCGGATAAAGCTTCCAGGACCTGCAATGCTGGGTGAGGGGAAGCCAGAAAATCAGAACCATGCCATTATTTTCACACGGGGAGAGGGATTACAAACAATAGATATGAATCAG GATAACTATATGGAAGAAGCCTTCAAAATGAGGAACTTGCTCgaagaatttcttcaaaaacaTGATGGTGTAAGATATCCAACAATACTTGGATTACGAGAGCATATATTCACTGGCAG TGTTTCATCTCTCGCATGGTTTATGTCAAATCAGGAAACCAGTTTTGTTACTATTGGGCAGAGATTGTTGGCTAGTCCTTTGAA AGTGCGATTCCACTATGGTCATCCAGATGTGTTTGACCGACTGTTTCATTTGACTAGAGGAGGTGTCAGCAAGGCTTCTAAAGTTATCAATTTAAGTGAGGACATATTTGCAG GTTTCAACTCTACATTGCGTGAAGGCAATGTTACTCATCATGAATACATTCAAGTTGGTAAAGGAAGGGATGTGGGACTTAATCAAATATCTATGTTTGAGGCAAAAATAGCTAATGGGAATGGTGAACAGACATTAAGTCGTGACGTTTATAGGCTTGGGCATCGATTTGATTTTTTCCGAATGCTGTCTTGCTATTTCACTACTGTTGGTTTCTATTTCAGTACCTTTGTAA TGGTCTTGAAGAAGCGCTGA